The genomic DNA AAAAGCAATTTCGCAATACCCTTGATTAATTAACTGTATGACATATTGTTGTAAGTCTCTCCATGAAATATCATAGCTAATTCCATATGTTTTTATATGTTCATACCCTTTTCCGTAAACAGCGGCGTTTTTAGCACCTCGTAGTACATCTACTATCATACCAATAGCCTCTTGTTGTTTTAATCTGTAAATGGTAGATAGTATTTTCTGTGCAATAATAGTTCCGTCAAAAAATTGAGGAGGATTTTTACAAACGTCGCAATTGCCACAGTCATCAGCCAAGAGCTCACCAAAATAGCTTAAGAGTATTTTTCGTCTGCAAGTATTTGCTTCTGTAAATTGCTTCATACGATCTAGTTTAGCAAGTTGCACTTCTTGGTTACTGGCTCCTTCTGTAAATTTTCGTAATTGAATTACATCTGCATAACTATGAAATAAGAGCGCTTTAGAAAGTAGTCCATCTCTACCAGCTCTACCAATTTCTTGGTAGTAACCTTCCATATTTTTAGGCATATTGTAATGAATGACCCAGCGGACATTTGATTTGTCAATTCCCATACCAAAGGCAACAGTGGCACAAATGACCTTTTTTCTATCAAAAATAAAGTCCTCTTGCACTTTATTCCTTTTTTCAAAAGAAAGTCCTGCATGGTAAGCTGCTGCATCAATACCGTTGGTTATTAGTTTATTAGCTAGCTGTTCGGTTGCTTTTCTGCTTAAACAATAAATGATACCATATTCGTCTTTTCTTTGATTGATAAATTGAACGATTTGTTGTATTCTTTTATCAGCTAAGCGTACTTCTATAGCAATATTTTTTCTATCAAAAGACGAAATGAAATTAGTAGCATGAGGAATGTTTAGTTGCGTTAGTATATCCTCTCGAGTTGCTTTATCTGCGGTTGCTGTTAATGCTACGATAGGAGTACTCGGTAGTTTCTTTTTTAAATAGCCTAATTGTTGATAAGAGGGTCTAAAATCATGCCCCCAAGAAGAAATACAATGGGCTTCATCTATAGCAATACAACTGATATACTTTTGGTTGACGATGTTTTCTAAAATACTTAAACTTTCAGGAGCTACATATAGTAGCTTTAGTTCTTTTTTTAAAATACGTTCTATAATTGTATCATGCTCTGTGCTATGCTGACTACTGTTAAAATAGGCAGCAGGAATACCATTTGCATTGAGCCCATCAACTTGATCTTTCATTAAAGCAATTAATGGTGATATGACTAGGGTTACCCCTTCAAATAATAAAGCAGGTAGTTGGAAGCAAATAGATTTACCTCCTCCTGTAGGCATGATTACGAGGGTATCTTTTTTAGAAAGTATATTAGAAATGATGTCTTGTTGTTGACCACGGAATGTATCGTAACCAAAGTATTTTTTTAAAGTAGAGAGGTGTAATGTTGTCGTATCTTCTTGCAATGTATGGCTTTTTGAGAGACAAAAATAAGAGATCTATTTGGAAATGTTTACCACCAAACGACAAAGAATTTTAATAATTGCCCATTTGCTTTTTTTAGCCAACATAATGGCGCTTTTTTTTCTTGTAAGTAGTGGTTAATCTGAAGGGTATATTCATTAAAAGAAAGCCATTTTACTTGTGTATGAGGTGATGTTAGCCAGTTGTGTTTGCTAGGAATGTAAAACTTGCTATTAGAAAATTGTTGGAGTGCATCAATATTTATATAAAACCCTGAAAGGCATTTGTTATTGATGTTTTGAAGTGTAGGAGTATTATTTAGAGGAGTAAATAGTTGTGCCTTAAAATATACTTGTTGCTGTATATGGCTTGCTTTAAGTTGGAGTTTTTTTAAGAGTGGTGCTGTTTGTGGGTGGTAGAGTAGTGGGAGTTGCTTTTCTTTTAGTTTGGTTAATTTTTGAATGAGTGAATCTTTTCTATTGGGGCTTATCCAATGCTCCATTTCTGTGTTTCCTACCGTTGCATCATATAAGTAGAATTTATAAATGATTTCTAAATGAATAGGAAGCTGATTTTTTAAGAGTAGGCAATCCAATTCACCAAGCGTTCTTTTTTCTTGTTGAATTTGGACATTTTCAATTAAGATATCAATTGTTTTTTGTTGCTGGAGTTCAAAAGAAACGAAACGTTCAACCAATTTTCCTAAACGTGGTTTTTTAGGAATTTGAGTAGTAAATTTATGGGTGTTTATGTTGGGCGTCTCGTATTGAGTTATACCAAAAACTCCTTTTCCTTGCCATAGAAAAGGTGTTTGTAAAAATCCTTCATATTGATATTGTAATTCTTTTGATTTTTGGGGCATGTTACATCGTTATGATGATTCGCAATCATATGCTTGTCATCTTTTATTTGATGCCTAATTTATCTAATACTAATTGTGTAATATCAAAACGTTCATCAATATATCCAAATTCGTTTCCATTGGTGGTTAGTATTTGTGTATATCCATTAGCTTTTGCAACTTCGGCTATGGTTTCACTTAGCTTTTGATACAATGGGCGCATAGATTGTTCTCTTTGGAGTTGCAACATTTTAGCTCCGTTCTGTTTGAATTTGGTTAAATTGTTTTCTAAAGTGATAATTTCTGTTGACTTTGCTTTTTTATCAGCAGTACTCATCGTTTTTAATCCAGCTTTGTATGCTTCAACTTTGGTTTGGTATTCTTTTCCTTTTATTTGGAAAGAAGAGTCGAGCTGCTTGGCGTATTTTTCTACTCTTTTTAATATGTGTTTCATTTGTGGCATCTTACCAATAATAAAATCGCTGTTAACGGTACCCAATTTTGTTTGAGAGAACACCGTAATATTAATAAAAAGAAAAAGAATAAGTGAGATTTTTAAGTACATGTTTTATAGTTTTTGATGGATGGTTTGTATGATGTTTCTAATATCATCTTTGAAATCAAACCAGATGATATTGGTATCCTTTCTAAACCAAGTCATTTGTCGTTTAGCAAATCGTCGGGTATTTTTTTTAATTTCAGCAATAGCAGTATCTAAGGTGAAGTTGCCATCGAAATAAGAAAATAATTCACGATACCCAACCGTTTGTAAGGCATTTAAGTGTTTGTAAGGGTATAGTTTTTTAGCTTCCTCTAACAACCCGTTTTCTAGCATTATATCCACTCGTTGGTTAATTCTATCGTATATGATTTCTCTATCAGCGGTCAATCCAATTTTAATTGATTTAAAATTTCGAGGAGCTTTGGGTTTGTTTTTAAAGCTTGAATATGTTTGTTGGCTACCTATGCAAATTTCTAAAGCACGTATTAGCCTATGTGGATTGTTTATGGCAATGGTATTGTATGCTTCTGGGTCTAATTTTTTTAGTTGGTTTTGCAAAGAGATTATTCCTTCAGTATTTAATTGAGAAGAGAGTTGTACTCTTATTTCAGGAGAAACTTCAGGAAACTCATCGAGTCCTTTTAAAGCGGCATCTACATACAAACCACTGCCGCCTACCATGATTTGTATGGTATTTTGTAAAAATAAGGTTTTTAGTTTGGCTAAAGCCGCTCTCTCAAAATGACCAACACTGTAGGTATCAAATATGCTAATATTTTGTATAAAATGGTGATGTGCAGCTTTAAGTTCATCTTTATCAGGAACAGCTGTACCTATTGTCATTTCTTTAAAGAATTGGCGAGAATCGCAAGATATGATATCGCTATTAAAATGCTGCGCCAATTGAATGCTCAATGCTGTTTTACCTATTGCTGTTGGCCCTACAATGGTAATTAATGTATGTTTAGAGTTTTCCAAAGCTTAGTTTAATTTACTTCCACAATTATAACAAAAATCGGCATTATCATGATGCCCCTCTATCGAGCAATTACCACAAGATTGTGTGTTGGTGTGTATGTTTTCTACTTTTGTCATTTCAGAAGTAACAATTCCAGTAGGTACAGCAATGATACCATATCCTAAAATCATAATAATGCTAGCAATAAATTGACCAAATGGCGTATGAGGAGCAATATCTCCATAACCTACGGTGGTTAATGTTACCACTGCCCAATAAACACTTCTAGGAATACTTGTAAAACCATTTTCTCCTCCTTCAATCAAATACATAACAGTACCCAAGATAACGCATAGAATGATTACAAAAAATAAAAAGACAGCAATTTTGGCTCTACTGGCTTTTAAGGCTTTTATAAAATTGTTAGATGCACCAATAAAACGAGCAAGCTTTAAAATTCTGAATACACGTAGCAATCGCAATCCTCTTAAAGCTACTAAACTATGAGTTCCTGTAAAAAAGATAGCCAAATATTTAGGTATTGTAGATAGCAAATCAATAATACCATAAAAACTAAAAATATATTTGGTAGGCTTATGTATAGCAACAATTCTTAAAATATATTCTATAGTAAATAATATGGTAATAAACCATTCAGTAGTATTTAATAGTTTTGAATATTCAGCGTTAATAGCTTCAACACTTTCTAACATTACTAGTAAGATACTAGCAAGAATGGCTAGTAGTAAGACTACATCAAAAAGCTTTCCTGCTGGAGTATCTGCTTCGTAAATGATTTCGTGCAATTTTTGTTTCCAAGTAGTATTTTTAGCTTGTTGTTGGTTCAAGAAATAATTTTTTTATGTTCTGATACAATACTACAAATTATTTTAGAATGACTTGTGTAATTTTTTTCAATTTGATAAAAAAAACATGGTTTTGGATGCTTTTTTATTGTATTTGATAAATAAAATGGCTAAAAGTACTCAAGGTTGTTGTTTTGGTTTAAAAATTGAATGTTTGAATGGGTTGGTATAAGTTTATTTAGAGGCGGATAATTTTTTGTACTTTTTTTCTTTGAAGGTAATTTTTAATAATGGTTTTGGCTAGCATTTTATTAGGAATAGGGGTTAGGATTGATTTTAAAATTTCTATTTTATTTTCTTGATGGGCTAAATTGGTGAAGCCGTATCCAATAATTTCATTGTTTTCTATTAGAATAACAGAGTGTTCTTCTACATTTCTTCCTTTGTCCACCAAAATCATATTGGTGTGGTTAAAAGGAGTTAGATTCATTGTTTTTCGTTTTTTACGAATATTATATTTGGGATTTAATGTTTCTAACTCGCTATAATACTTCAGTCTTGTTAAGAGCTCATTTCCTGTTTCTTCATAGGTAAAAGAGATTACTTTGTCTTGAAGTTTTTTAGATCTTTTGCTTGTTTTTATAAAAACATTATTGATTTCTTTTTTAATATTAGCTCCTCTTCCTACAAAAATAACGTTTCCTTGCGCATTGTGTAGGTAAAATACCCCCATTACATCAGGGGCTTTGTCAAGCAATGCATTAAGTTTGTTTTTAGTGTTTCTTTTATCAGCATATTTTACAGCATTTTTTAATATTTCTTTTTCTGTATCTTTTTCTAAGAGTAATTTAAATAGTTTTACGGTAGCTAGTGCATCTCCATTGGCTCTATGCCTATCAGATACAGGAATGCCTAAAAATCTAGACAGCTTTCCAAGGCTATGAGAAGGGGCCTCCGGAATTAGCTTTTTACTGAGTTCAACAGTACAAAGTGTGTTTCTTTGAAACTCAAATCCGAGTCTTTTAAATTCAGTTCTTAATATTCGGTAGTCAAAACTAGCATTATGAGCTACTAAAATACAGTTTTCAGTAATTTCAACAATTCGTTTTGCAATTTCATAAAACTTAGGGGCATTCCGTAGCATTTTACTGTTTATACCTGTTAATTTAACAACAAATTCTTGAATTTCTCTTTCAGGATTTACCAGAGAAATAAACTGATCTACAACGGTATGACCATCAAATTTGTATATAGCAATTTCAGTAATGCCTTCTTCATTGTATTTACCTCCGGTAGTTTCGATATCTAGAATTACGTACAATACTTTTTATTTTTAAGGGGGGTTATATAAACGTTCTATTTTTTCTTTATAATAAAATGAATGTTATTTATAAGGGGAATTATAATTGGGTATTTTATAAGAAAAATAATTGAGCTCTAAAATTACATAATATAATTTCTATGACCAAAAATAGCGCTGCCAATTCTTACCATATTACTTCCGTTTTCAATAGCTATTTTGTAGTCTCCACTCATACCAATAGAGAGGGTTTTTAGTGTTGTATGTTGCAATTTTAATTGGTCAAATAAAGTTTTTAAAGAAGAAAATTCATTTTTTATTTGTGTAGTATCTTCTGTAAAAGTAGCCATTCCCATAAAGCCTACAATTTTTATATTTTTTAAGGCTAAAATTTCGTCAGAGCTTATCAATGTTGCAATATCATTAAAAGATAATCCAAATTTTGTTGCTTCTTGAGCAATACGAGCTTGTAATAAACATTTTATAACCCTATGATGCTTTTCAGCTTGTTTATTAATTTCTTTAAGAGTTTTAAAACTATCTACTCCATGAATTAAATCAACAAAGTGTGCCATGTATTTTACTTTGTTCTTTTGTAAATGACCAATCATATGCCATTGAATATCTTTAGGTAAGGCATCATATTTTACAACCATTTCCTGAATTTTATTTTCTCCAAAAATTCGTTGACCAGCATTATAAGCTTCTTGTATATCAGCAATCGGTTTGGTTTTAGAAACCGCAACAAGGGTGACTTCTTTAGGTAGCTGAGATTTTATATGATGTAAATTTTTTGAGATGGTATTTAAAGGTTCCATTGATTTAGTAAGAAAGTTAAAATTCGTAAATGGTTAACGCACTGCGTAATTTAGGTTCTATATAAGTTGTTTTTGGAGGCATTAAAAGATCGGCATCTACAATTTCTTTTAATTCGCTGATATTGGTAGGTAGCATTCCAAAAGAAACTTTAAAATGACCTGCATCAACTTTTGTTTTTAGTTCTAGGCTATCAGATTTGTTTTGAGAATATACAATTTTAGAAGCATTTCTAATATCATCAATGCCTAAAATTGGTTTTAAGACTGTTTGATAGAGGATTTGTGCATCTAATTTACTCAAAGCATCTGTAAATTGATACGCTGATTTTCTGAGGCTCAAAGCATAAAAATCGCCATTTAAGTACATGCTAAAATGGTGTTTTTCTTTAGGTTTGTAAAGTTCTTGCCCTTTGTATTCTATTTTGAAGAAGGCATCTAGTTCTATTAGAAATTCTTCTACGGATAATCCGTTTAAATCTTTTACAAAACGATTGAATTCATAAATGCTTAATTGGCTTTCAGGTAGTAAATAACTCATAAAAAAGTTATAAGCTTCTTTGCCTGTATGATTCGGATTGTTTTCTGCTATATTTTTAGCCAGCATACATGAAGATGTAGAACGATGATGCCCATCAGCAATATACAGCGTATTAATATTTTGGAAAGATGCTGTAATTAACGCAATATCTGCTGAATCGTTGATAATCCATAAAAAATGCGATTCTTTATCAGTGGTAGTAAATTCATATTCAGCTCTGTTTTTCTGGTACTTTTTTATGACTTTATCAATAGTAGCATCATCAGGATAAGTAAGTAATACGGGTTCAGCATTAAAGCCTGTATTTTTTAAATAGTTTTCAAATAATAATTCACGTTCTCTCAGGGTTCCTTCATGCTTTTTTATGGTATTATTGTAGTAATCTTCAATAGAAGTAGCAGCTATAATTCCACAGAAGGAGTTAGTGAGTGTTATTTTTTGATAAATATAAAAAGAAGCATTGGCATCTTGTGTAAAAATGGCATCTTCTTTAAATTCTAAATAACGATTATGCACCAATTTAAATCGTTGTTCTCCGCTAATATCTTGTTTGTGGTATTTGTACCCAGGATTAATTACATGCAAAAAGGTGTAAGGGTTAAAGCTTAGTTTTGCATCCAACATTTCTGGAGTATATATTTCATAAGATTTTGAAGAAACTAGAGCAACTTTATCTCTAGTTGCTCTAACTGCTTTAAATGGTTTAACAGTAGCCATATGCTATTCAGAAAGTAATTTTACAATTTGTTGAGCTAATTCGGTTCCCATTCTATTTTCAGCTTCCATAGTAGCGCTACCAATATGAGGAGTCATTGAAATTTCAGGATTCATTAGTAACTGTATTTCAGGAGTAGGTTCATTTTCAAAAACATCTAAAGCAGCATACCTTACTTTACCGGTTTCTATTGCATTTACAAGAGCAACTTCATCTAAAGCGCCTCCTTGAGCTGTATTAATAATACCTACGCCGTCTTTCATTTTACGGAATTCCTCTTCTTTGATAATGTATTCGGAAGAATATTTGAGTATGGTAATAAAATCAGCATGTTGAAAAAGTTCTTCCGCTGGTTTTATATCAATGTTAATCATCACAGATTGCCCATTGTAAAAAGGAATGGTTATAGTTGTTTTTTCTAAGTTATCGCTTGTTGCAATTACATTCATTCCAATGCCTAGTGCTATTTTAGCAACTTCTTTACCAGTAGCATCAAGCCCAAGTATTCCTAGTGTTTTTCCTCGTAATTCGATTCCTTTAGAAAACTCTTTTCTTAGAGAGTTAAAACGTGTTTCACCTTCTAAAGGCATTTCTCTATTGGATTGATGTAAGAAACGCACCATTCCAAATAAGTGTGCAAATACCAATTCTGCTACAGCATTTGAAGTAGCAGTAGGAGTATTGATAACGAGAACTCCATTTTCATGAGCATATGCAGCATCAATATTATCCATATGCAATCCTGCGCAACCAATCAATTTAATACTTGGACAAGCCTCTATTAATTCTTGGTGTATTTGGGTGCTGTTTTTTACAAGAATGGCGTCAATTTGATGCTCGTTGATATAGTTTTCTAATTGTCTTTGCGCAACTTTAGTGGTACGTACTTCAAATCCATTTTTTTCTAAAGTATCAATCCCGCTTTGAGAAATTCCGTCGTTTGCTAATATTTTCATTAATTATATTTAGAATGATATTATTTTTAAGCTTTTCTTTCTAATTCTTGCATTACATCCACTAATGCTTGCACACTATAGAGAGGCAGTGCATTATACATACTGGCTCTATACCCACCAACGCTTCTGTGCCCATGGAGTCCATTAATTCCAGCATCTAGCCACAAGGCATCAAAAGTATTTTTTAAAGCACTGTTTTTGAGTATAAATGTTGCATTCATATTACTTCTGTCTTCTTTAACTGAAAGTCCTTCAAATAAAGGATTTCTGTCAATTTCATTGTATAGTAAAGAGGCTTTTTGATTGTTTACGTTTTCAATAAACGGAATACCTCCTAAGTTACTTAACCATTCAAGGGTAAGCATTGAAACATATACAGAAAATACAGGAGGAGTGTTGAACATGCTATCTTTATTTAGATGTATTTGGTAGTTAAGTATTGAAGGTATTTCACGCTCAACTTTCCCTAAAATATCTTCTTTAATAACGACCAAGGTAGTACCTGCTGGCCCCATATTTTTTTGCGCCCCAGCATATATTAAGTCGAATTTAGAAAAATCTAATTGACGAGAAAAAATATCTGAACTCATGTCGCATACAGTTGGGATGGGGGTTTCAGGAAAACTTTTCATTTGCGTTCCATAAATGGTATTATTGCTAGTGCAGTGAAAATAATCAGCATCACTAGGAATATGATATCCTTTAGGAATATAATTGAAGTTATTGTTTTTAGAAGAAGCGACCTCTACTAATTCACCAAAAAGCGTAGCTTCTTTAATAGCTTTAGAGCTCCATGTTCCAGTATTAAGGTAAGCCGCTTTTTTATTTAGTAGGTTATAGGCAGTCATTAAAAATTGAGAGCTAGCACCTCCCTGTAAAAATAACGCTTTGTATCCTTTGTTTTTTAATCCTAATAAATCCAAAACTAAACTTCTAGCATTTTCCATAACAGCAACAAAAGGTTTACTTCTGTGGGAAATTTCAATTAAAGAAAGGTTGTCTTGATTAAAATTTAATACAGCTTCTGAAGCTTTTTGAAGAACTTCTTGAGGTAAGATGCATGGACCAGCGCTAAAATTATGTTTTTTCATTGTGGTATTTTATATTATTACGTGCAAAAATAAGTTATTATTATAGTTCCGAAAGGAATTTTAAAGTATTTACCCCGTCAGCATAATCTGACAATTTAGGGTGTTGAGTTTGCCCGAAAGGAATTTCATTTTCTATAAAGTTATTTGCTACAACGCATTGTATTTTTTCTCTTTCTTCATACAGTTTAATTTTTAAACTGTCAATATTATCGTAATATTCATAAAAAATAGAGGCAATAGGAGAGGAGTAGCTTTGATCTTCTTTAATCATTAAAAAACCGTTTTCTAAAATATCAAACTCACTAATTAAATACACCGCCTTGTTATAGTCGTAATTATTAGCATATTTTGCATTATTGATGATTTCTTGTTGATGGAACATTCCTTTGAAAAAGGGATCGAAATTATAACCTTTAGGAATGAACAGTTTAGAAACATTTCTACACCCTAATCCAAAATAACGAAAGATATCTTCACTTAAGTTTTTAAAATCTTCTGCGGTCTCATTTCCTGTAATGATAGCACAAGAATTTCTGTTTTTTCGAATGATACTAGGTTTGTCTCTAAAATAATATTCAAAATAGCGAGCAGTATTATTACTACCAGTAGCAATAACAGCGTCAAAATTTGTTAATTTATCTTTAGTAAATAGAATATTTCCTTTTAAGGATGGTGCTACATACTCTAAATACTTAGCTAAAAAAGGAAGCAAATGTTCATCATTAGATGATTGCTTTACGACAACGTTATGCCCTGAAATTAATACAGCTAAAAAATCGTGAAATCCAACTAAAGGAATATTTCCTGCCATAATAATGGCTATTTTTTTAGAGGGGTTCTTACCAAGAGTTTCGGTAGAAACCCATGTCGTAAGATCCTTTTCATTCAAAGCTTTAGACCAATTTTCTATAGAGAATAAAATATTATCTTTTGTAAACCATGAATTATGCTCTTGTGCTATTTTAATTTGGTGTTTAAAACCATCAAAAAACAAGTCGTTAAATTCAATATTTTCTTTTTTAACAATTTTATTTTGTGAAAACTGACTCAAAAAGGCACCCAGTTTAGTAAAGGCGCTGATACGTTGTTGGATTATACCCATTTATTTTGGTTCTAAATTATATTGGTTTTACTTTTGCAAGCACAAAGTTACAAAACTGAAAAGATTATTATGGCAATTATTATAACAGATGAATGTATAAATTGTGGGGCTTGTGAACCTGAATGCCCTAACACGGCCATTTATGAAGGCGCTGATGATTGGAAATATGCTGATGGAACAGATTTAAGTGGTGATATTGTATTGCCGAATGGTAATGCAATGAATGCAGACGAAGATCAAGAGCCTCTTTCTGATGAAATTTATTATATCGTACCAGATAAGTGCACGGAATGCAAAGGTTTTCATGAAGAGCCGCAATGTGCAGCAGTTTGTCCTGTAGATTGTTGTGTGCCTGATGATGAACATGTGGAAACAGAAGAAGCATTGCTAGAAAAGCAAAATTTTATGCATAACGAATAAATAGATAAAAAAGAAATTGAAATTTTGAAAAGAACCAAGCCTAAGCGCTTGGTTTTTTGTGTTAAAACGTA from Tenacibaculum maritimum NCIMB 2154 includes the following:
- a CDS encoding DUF1015 domain-containing protein; the encoded protein is MATVKPFKAVRATRDKVALVSSKSYEIYTPEMLDAKLSFNPYTFLHVINPGYKYHKQDISGEQRFKLVHNRYLEFKEDAIFTQDANASFYIYQKITLTNSFCGIIAATSIEDYYNNTIKKHEGTLRERELLFENYLKNTGFNAEPVLLTYPDDATIDKVIKKYQKNRAEYEFTTTDKESHFLWIINDSADIALITASFQNINTLYIADGHHRSTSSCMLAKNIAENNPNHTGKEAYNFFMSYLLPESQLSIYEFNRFVKDLNGLSVEEFLIELDAFFKIEYKGQELYKPKEKHHFSMYLNGDFYALSLRKSAYQFTDALSKLDAQILYQTVLKPILGIDDIRNASKIVYSQNKSDSLELKTKVDAGHFKVSFGMLPTNISELKEIVDADLLMPPKTTYIEPKLRSALTIYEF
- a CDS encoding OmpH family outer membrane protein, giving the protein MYLKISLILFLFINITVFSQTKLGTVNSDFIIGKMPQMKHILKRVEKYAKQLDSSFQIKGKEYQTKVEAYKAGLKTMSTADKKAKSTEIITLENNLTKFKQNGAKMLQLQREQSMRPLYQKLSETIAEVAKANGYTQILTTNGNEFGYIDERFDITQLVLDKLGIK
- the recQ gene encoding DNA helicase RecQ, producing MQEDTTTLHLSTLKKYFGYDTFRGQQQDIISNILSKKDTLVIMPTGGGKSICFQLPALLFEGVTLVISPLIALMKDQVDGLNANGIPAAYFNSSQHSTEHDTIIERILKKELKLLYVAPESLSILENIVNQKYISCIAIDEAHCISSWGHDFRPSYQQLGYLKKKLPSTPIVALTATADKATREDILTQLNIPHATNFISSFDRKNIAIEVRLADKRIQQIVQFINQRKDEYGIIYCLSRKATEQLANKLITNGIDAAAYHAGLSFEKRNKVQEDFIFDRKKVICATVAFGMGIDKSNVRWVIHYNMPKNMEGYYQEIGRAGRDGLLSKALLFHSYADVIQLRKFTEGASNQEVQLAKLDRMKQFTEANTCRRKILLSYFGELLADDCGNCDVCKNPPQFFDGTIIAQKILSTIYRLKQQEAIGMIVDVLRGAKNAAVYGKGYEHIKTYGISYDISWRDLQQYVIQLINQGYCEIAFHRNNALQLTDFSKEILFNGKKVHLIKPIITTAQPVVAKAPTKKKKKAATTLFEKLRALRYKISLEENIPAYLIFNDATLKEIERERPMSESEFLQISGVGQRKAEAYGDEFIAEVIAFMGTKIKTKKKDTHLVTYELYKAGRSIEEISIERKLKPTTIYSHIAKLYADGKQINIFDFVTKKEVALVEEAKIKLDNPTALKPYFDYFEEQLDYFKIRLALSVIDKDKSV
- the miaA gene encoding tRNA (adenosine(37)-N6)-dimethylallyltransferase MiaA, encoding MENSKHTLITIVGPTAIGKTALSIQLAQHFNSDIISCDSRQFFKEMTIGTAVPDKDELKAAHHHFIQNISIFDTYSVGHFERAALAKLKTLFLQNTIQIMVGGSGLYVDAALKGLDEFPEVSPEIRVQLSSQLNTEGIISLQNQLKKLDPEAYNTIAINNPHRLIRALEICIGSQQTYSSFKNKPKAPRNFKSIKIGLTADREIIYDRINQRVDIMLENGLLEEAKKLYPYKHLNALQTVGYRELFSYFDGNFTLDTAIAEIKKNTRRFAKRQMTWFRKDTNIIWFDFKDDIRNIIQTIHQKL
- a CDS encoding NAD(P)-dependent oxidoreductase; translated protein: MKILANDGISQSGIDTLEKNGFEVRTTKVAQRQLENYINEHQIDAILVKNSTQIHQELIEACPSIKLIGCAGLHMDNIDAAYAHENGVLVINTPTATSNAVAELVFAHLFGMVRFLHQSNREMPLEGETRFNSLRKEFSKGIELRGKTLGILGLDATGKEVAKIALGIGMNVIATSDNLEKTTITIPFYNGQSVMINIDIKPAEELFQHADFITILKYSSEYIIKEEEFRKMKDGVGIINTAQGGALDEVALVNAIETGKVRYAALDVFENEPTPEIQLLMNPEISMTPHIGSATMEAENRMGTELAQQIVKLLSE
- a CDS encoding DUF1853 family protein, whose product is MPQKSKELQYQYEGFLQTPFLWQGKGVFGITQYETPNINTHKFTTQIPKKPRLGKLVERFVSFELQQQKTIDILIENVQIQQEKRTLGELDCLLLKNQLPIHLEIIYKFYLYDATVGNTEMEHWISPNRKDSLIQKLTKLKEKQLPLLYHPQTAPLLKKLQLKASHIQQQVYFKAQLFTPLNNTPTLQNINNKCLSGFYINIDALQQFSNSKFYIPSKHNWLTSPHTQVKWLSFNEYTLQINHYLQEKKAPLCWLKKANGQLLKFFVVWW
- the serC gene encoding 3-phosphoserine/phosphohydroxythreonine transaminase, giving the protein MKKHNFSAGPCILPQEVLQKASEAVLNFNQDNLSLIEISHRSKPFVAVMENARSLVLDLLGLKNKGYKALFLQGGASSQFLMTAYNLLNKKAAYLNTGTWSSKAIKEATLFGELVEVASSKNNNFNYIPKGYHIPSDADYFHCTSNNTIYGTQMKSFPETPIPTVCDMSSDIFSRQLDFSKFDLIYAGAQKNMGPAGTTLVVIKEDILGKVEREIPSILNYQIHLNKDSMFNTPPVFSVYVSMLTLEWLSNLGGIPFIENVNNQKASLLYNEIDRNPLFEGLSVKEDRSNMNATFILKNSALKNTFDALWLDAGINGLHGHRSVGGYRASMYNALPLYSVQALVDVMQELERKA
- a CDS encoding ion transporter, translating into MNQQQAKNTTWKQKLHEIIYEADTPAGKLFDVVLLLAILASILLVMLESVEAINAEYSKLLNTTEWFITILFTIEYILRIVAIHKPTKYIFSFYGIIDLLSTIPKYLAIFFTGTHSLVALRGLRLLRVFRILKLARFIGASNNFIKALKASRAKIAVFLFFVIILCVILGTVMYLIEGGENGFTSIPRSVYWAVVTLTTVGYGDIAPHTPFGQFIASIIMILGYGIIAVPTGIVTSEMTKVENIHTNTQSCGNCSIEGHHDNADFCYNCGSKLN
- a CDS encoding acyl-CoA reductase, with translation MGIIQQRISAFTKLGAFLSQFSQNKIVKKENIEFNDLFFDGFKHQIKIAQEHNSWFTKDNILFSIENWSKALNEKDLTTWVSTETLGKNPSKKIAIIMAGNIPLVGFHDFLAVLISGHNVVVKQSSNDEHLLPFLAKYLEYVAPSLKGNILFTKDKLTNFDAVIATGSNNTARYFEYYFRDKPSIIRKNRNSCAIITGNETAEDFKNLSEDIFRYFGLGCRNVSKLFIPKGYNFDPFFKGMFHQQEIINNAKYANNYDYNKAVYLISEFDILENGFLMIKEDQSYSSPIASIFYEYYDNIDSLKIKLYEEREKIQCVVANNFIENEIPFGQTQHPKLSDYADGVNTLKFLSEL
- a CDS encoding YggS family pyridoxal phosphate-dependent enzyme, which encodes MEPLNTISKNLHHIKSQLPKEVTLVAVSKTKPIADIQEAYNAGQRIFGENKIQEMVVKYDALPKDIQWHMIGHLQKNKVKYMAHFVDLIHGVDSFKTLKEINKQAEKHHRVIKCLLQARIAQEATKFGLSFNDIATLISSDEILALKNIKIVGFMGMATFTEDTTQIKNEFSSLKTLFDQLKLQHTTLKTLSIGMSGDYKIAIENGSNMVRIGSAIFGHRNYIM
- a CDS encoding exonuclease domain-containing protein, translating into MYVILDIETTGGKYNEEGITEIAIYKFDGHTVVDQFISLVNPEREIQEFVVKLTGINSKMLRNAPKFYEIAKRIVEITENCILVAHNASFDYRILRTEFKRLGFEFQRNTLCTVELSKKLIPEAPSHSLGKLSRFLGIPVSDRHRANGDALATVKLFKLLLEKDTEKEILKNAVKYADKRNTKNKLNALLDKAPDVMGVFYLHNAQGNVIFVGRGANIKKEINNVFIKTSKRSKKLQDKVISFTYEETGNELLTRLKYYSELETLNPKYNIRKKRKTMNLTPFNHTNMILVDKGRNVEEHSVILIENNEIIGYGFTNLAHQENKIEILKSILTPIPNKMLAKTIIKNYLQRKKVQKIIRL